GGGTGGTCGTCGTCTGGAACCACATCTCGAGCGAGTAGGTCAGCGGGTTCGAGATCCGCTGCTGGCTCACCGCGATGCTGTCGGAGAACGCGGCCGCCTGGCCGACGGGGCCCGAGAGGGCGCCCGCCTGGCCGAAGCGCACGTTGCGTCCGACGTTCGCGGGGACGTCGTTCTGGCCGGCGTCCTTCAGCGTCGACGCGCCGTCGGCGTCGTCGAGGCGCCAGTAGGAGGACGGGTCGGCGGCGTACACGGCCTTGCCGTAGGCGTCCGCGGGCGCCGCCGGGATGGGCGACGTGCGACCCGAGGCGACCAGGTGGTCGACCACGTCGGCGCGCGTGAGGGCGGTCGGGTAGAGGGAGACCTGCGCGATGTCGCCCTGCAGGTAGTAGTTCCGGGGCTGGTTGGGCCAGCCGCCGAGGTTGTCGCCGCCGATGCGCCAGAAGCCCTGGTAGTCCTGGCCGCGGGTGGTGTCCGCGCGCTGGCCGACGATCCTCCCGTCGACGAAGAGCTTCATGCCCTCCGGGCCCATGGTCGCGACGATCTGGTGCCACTGGCCGTCGTTCAGGCCGGGGGCCGAGTTCACCGTCTGGGTCGAGCCCGTGTAGACGCCGAAGAAGGCGCGGCCGTCGTTGTCGAGGTAGACCATGCGGTCGTAGTTGCCCGACGTGCCCGTGCTGCTGCCGCCGAAGCCGACGACCTTGCCGCCCGAGGTCGAGGTCGTCTTGACCCACGACTCCACGCTGAAGGTGTCGGGCGCCTGCACGGCCTGGGGCGTGACCGCGAAGGACCCGTCCTGGCCGGAGAAGGTGGTGGCGGTGGAGCCGTCGAGGGGCCCGGTGGCGCCGCGCGTCGCGTTGTCGACGCGGAGGTCCTCGAAGGCGACGTGGTCGAGGCCGGCGGTGCCGTCCTTCTCGTCGAGCGGGTAGTACGCGGTCGCGCCGTCGTCCTTCACGCTCGCGGCGTACGCGTCGCTGCCGGTCTGGTCCGTGATCGTGACGGGCGCGCTGTTGCGGTCGACCGCGTTGCCGTTGCCGTCGGTGACGACGACCTTGTAGGTGTGCGTGCTGCCGGGGACGAGGCCCTTGTCGATGAAGCCCATCGAGGGACGCTGCCAGAACGTCGAGTCCTGGGTCGTCTGGTAGACGGGCGTGGCCGTCCTGCCGTCGCGGATGACCTTGTACGTCAGGCGCGTGCTGTCGCGGTCGAACGTGGCCTGCCAGGCGACGCGCGCCTCGCCCTTCGTGTACGAGACGGTCTTCGGCGCGAGCTGGTCGTTGCCGTTGGGGCCGATCTTGTTCGGGGCGTTCCTGGCCGTCGCGTAGCGGACGAGGCCCTGCTGCGCGGTGGAGTTCACGAAGGGGAACTCGCCGCCGACGACGATGTAGTCCTCGTTGCCGTTGACGCTCCAGGCCGCCTGGCCCTGGCCGGTGAAGGAGCCCGTGACGTACTTCGGGAACCAGTTGAGCAGCGTCGGGGACGGCGTGCCGGCCCAGTTGTGGTAGCCGAAGGGGTCGGCCGTGGCCGTGCCCGTGGCCGCCTTGCTGAAGGCGATGCTGTGCTGGAAGGTCCACGGCTCGGTCTGCGGGAAGCCGCCGATGTTGCCGCAGTAGTGGGGGTGGCCGGCGACGTACGCGACGGTCTCCGTCGCGAAGACGGAGTAGCTGTCGCCGTGGCAGTCCTCGACCCAGTTCACGACGCCCGTGTTGGGGTCGGCGGAGAAGGCGCCCTCGAGGTTGCCGCCCGCGCCGAACGTGTAGCCCGATCCGTAGACGCGGTCGCCCGTCGCGAAGAGGCTCGTGATCGACGACTCCTTGCCGGCGTTCTTGACCTGCTGGTTGGCCGCCCACGGGAGGGACGCGCCCGAGGCCGGGTCGACCGCGCCGAGGCCGTAGGTGGGGGTGCCGCTCAGCTGCGTGAAGCGGCCGCCGACGACCAGCTTGGACGCGTCCTTCGTGAGCGTGAGCGCGTCCACGACGGTGTCGGCGTCCGCGACGAACGGCGTGGTGCTGCCGTCGGTCGCGGACACCGCGGCGAGGTACTTCCGAGCGGCGCCGTTGACGCTCTGGAAGGTGCCGCCGAGGTACACGGTGTCGTTCGAGGCGCTCACCGTGCGGGTCTGGCTGCCCATGATCGGGCGGAAGGACGGGATGATCTTCCCCGTCGCGGTGCTGAACGCCGCCGCCCGGTAGAAGCCCTGGCCGTCGATGTCGGTGAAGTCGCCGACGACGTAGATGCGCGAGCCGTCCGGCGACGCGGTGACGGACAGCGCCTGCGCGTTGAGCTTGGGCGCGAAGGTCGTGATGAGCGCGCCGGTGCGGATGTCGTAGGCCAGCAGGTTGCTGCGGGGCGTGAGGTTCGTGCCGGCCGCGGCGCCCGCGGGGCGTGCGTTCTGGAACTTGCCGGCCACGTAGACCGTGTTGCCGACGACGACCTGGGACCAGGCGACGCCGTCGATCTGGGTCGTGGGCAGCGGGTCGGCGGTGACCGTGATGGGCGATTTCGGATCGGCCGGGTCGACCGGGGCGGAGTCCGCCATGGCCGGCTGTGCGACCACGACCGCGGACAGGATGACCGCGGCGGCCGCGGTCATCGCGGCCAGGCGACGTCCCGCGGAGGAGAGGATGCTCATTGTGTCCTTGCTTCGGGTGGGTGGAGCGTGGTGGGGAGGAGTGCCGGTGGTCAGCGGGAGCTGGCCGGTCGGGGGCTGCCGACGCGCCTCGTGGCGCTGAGCATCGTGCCCACCGACCGCGCGATGCGCTGCCGGTAGAGCTCGGGTCCGTGCCGGTGCTCGGCGCGGAAGCGGTCGCGGGCGGCCCGGGCGCGGTACGCGTCCCAGTTCGTCGCGATGTCCTGGAGGGCGTCCGCGAGCGCGGCGGGGTCCGACGGCGGCACCAGGCGCGCCGACTCGTACCCGCCGGCGGCCTCGCGGAGGCCGGAGGTGTCGCTGACCACCACGGGCCGCGCGGCCAGCAGGGCCTCGACGGCCGTGTTGCCGAACGGCTCGTCCACCCGGGAGGGCACGACGCACGCGTCGGCCGCGGCCAGGTGGGGGGTCACGTCAGCGTGGAAGCCGTGCATCGTGACCAGGTGCTCGAGGTCGAGCACGCGGATCGTCGTGCGCAGCTGCTCCTCGTACGCCTCGTAGCCGGGGAACACGGCGCCGACGATGTCGAGGGTCGCGGGCACGCCGCGGTCGCGGAGCTCCACCAGCGCCTCGACGGCGACGTCCACGCCCTTGCGGTCGGAGAGGCGGCCGACGTAGAGGACCCGGAGGCCCCCGTCGAGCGCCGGGCGCGCGGGCGTGACCTCGACCGGCCCGGGGACGCCGTTGTAGACGACCTCGGTGCGGCGCGCGACCCGCGGGAGGGCCCGGCCGAGCACGTCGACGCTGTACCGGCTGTTCGCGACGACGCTCGTGGCGAGCGCGAGCGGCAGGGCGAGCGCCGTGCCGACCGCGCGGGACGCGGACCCCTCGGCCTCGTGCACGTGGCAGAGGACGGGGCGGCCGGTGAGGCGGGCCACGAGGATCCAGAGCGGGATGGTGACGGTGTTCACGTACACGGCGTCCGGGCGGGTGCGGCGCACGAGGCCGAGCCCCGCGGACAGGCCGCGGACGGACTGGCCGACGAGGGCCGCGAAGCCGCGCGGGCGCAGCATCGACTTCCGCAGGACGGGCGTGGGCGCGTGGTGCACGACCGCGCCGACGCCGACGAGCGCGTCGACGAGCGGGCCGTCGGACGGCAGGGTCACGACCGTGCGGGCGCCGGCGGACACGAGGCCCGCGACGCTCTCGAGCAGCACGCGGTCGGATCCGTACAGCTCAGCGCTCGGGTGGGCGACGAGGATCGTGCGGCCGCGGAGGTCCGCGCCGTCGTCGTCGGCCTGCACGAGCGCGCGCGCGGTGTCGGCGAACGCGGTCACGCGGTCACCCGCGCGGATCCCGCGGCGGCGGACGTGGCGGCGTCGGCACGGCGCGCATCGAGCGCGTCCATGTCGCGGAACCACTTGACCGACGCGAGCGCGAGGTGGCCCGCGTTCGCCAGCATCATCAGCGTGTAGACGGCGAGGAAGACGACGGGGGCGCCCAGCAGCGCGAACACGATGCAGAGGAAGCCGTAGTCGGTGGGGATCACGAGGAGCGAGCGCAGCAGGGTCGAGCGGCCGGCCTCGGGGGCGGTGGCGCCGGTGACGGCGTGCACCCGCTTCAGCTGGTCGTTGAGGATCATCGCGAAGAAGCTCGCGGCGGCGACGATCGCGTAGGCGATCGGCACGAGGAGCCAGGCGTCGGAGTCCGTGGCGGGCCAGCGGAACATGGACACGAGCACCGCGAGGTGCAGCGACGAGATCTTGATGCAGTCGACGACGTGGTCGAGCCACTCGCCGGAGAGCGAGCCGCCGCCGCGGAGGCGCGCGACCTGGCCGTCGGCCGAGTCGAACGCGTAGCCCACGGCGAGCAGCAGCCAGACCGCGATGCCGACCCAGGCGGCGGGCTCGACGAGCGCCAGGATCGCGATGCCGGTGAAGGTGAAGGCGGCGCTGATGGCGGTCACCTGGTTCGGGGTGAGGCCCGCGCGGAACGCCCAGGCGGCGAGGAGCCGCCCGGCGGGCCGGTTGACGCGGATCGAGTAGGCGGGCGCGCCCCGGGCCGCCTTCTTCTGCGCGGAGGCCAGGCGGCGGACGACGTCGAGGTACGACTCCGCGCGCGGGTCGGAGGCCGTGGCGGTCATCGGCTCTCCTCGAGGAGGAAGGAGGTGCGGGTCGCGTCGCTCGCGCGCAGCTCCGGCTCCCAGCGGGTGGCCGAGCGGACGCCGCGGCTCATGCCGCGCGTCGAGTAGCCGCGCGTCATGCGGGCGGCGAGCTCCTCGTAGCCGTCGGCGATGGCGTCCCAGTCGTAGGTCTCCTCGGCGCGCTCCTGCAGGCGGGCGCCGATCGCGGCGGCCTCCTCCGTGTTCGCCTCAGCACCCTCGACGAGCGCGGCGACGCCGGCGGCGTCCGACCAGAAGCGGCCGTCGTCGCCGAGCACGTCGCGGTTGAAGACGTTGTCGTTCGCGAGCGTCGCGGTCGCGGCGCCCATGGCGCGCAGCAGCGACGGGTTGGTGCCGCCGACCGAGTGGCCGTGGATGTAGGTCAGCGCGTGGGCGTAGAGCTGGTCGAGCTGCTCCTGGTCCCACACCCCGCCGAGGCGCTGGATGCGCGGGTCGGCCGAGGCGACCTGCTCGATGCGGTCGGTGTAGACGGCGCTATACGGCGCGGATCCGACGACGACGAGCGGGAGGGTGGCGTCCGAGGCGGTGTACCCGTCGACGATGACGTCGACGTGGTTCTCCGGCTCGAAGCGCGCGACGACGAGGTGGTACCGGCCGGGCTCGAGGCCGAGCTCGGCGAGGCGGTCCGACGCGGGGTCGCGCAGGATGTTGGCGCCGTACGTGAGCAGCTCGGTGGGGATGCCGAACTCGTGGTCGTAGTAGTCGGCGATGCCCTGGGCGTCCGAGATCAGCGCGTCCGCGTCCTTGACGGCCATCTGCTCGGCGATCCGGTAGTACTTCTTGCCCATGCGGCCCCACTTGCCGCGCTTCCACTCGAGGCCGTCCACGTGCACGGCCGTGGCCGCGCCGCGCGAGCGGATGAGGTTGACGAACGGCGCGTTGGCGGCGTTGAACACGAAGGCCGCGTCCTGGCGCTTGCCGAAGGCCAGGTGGATCGCGGACAGCGCGGTGTGGCTGAGCGTCTCGATCGACTTGGACTTGAGCGCGGGCAGGTGCACGAGCGTCATGCCGAGGTGGGTGCGGGGACGCGAGCGGTTCGCGGAGCGGCAGTAGACGGTGACGTCGTGGCCGCGGGCGGCGAGGCGCTGCCCGATCTCCTCGATGGCGGTCTCGAATCCGCCGTACGCGGCGGGGACCCCACGGGTCCCGACCATGGCGATGCGGAGTCGACGCGGTTCGATAGCAGACATGGTTAGTAGGCCCCCACGGGTCGGGTGAGCACACGGAAGGTGCGCCACATGATCATGACGTCGCCGGTCAGGGACCAGTTCTCGACGTAGTACAGGTCGAGCCGGACGCTCTCGTCCCAGCTCAGGTCGCTCCGGCCGTTCACCTGCCACATGCCGGTGAGGCCCGGCTTGATGAACAGACGGCGGTGCACGTGGCTCTCGTAGCCCTGCACCTCGCGGCGCAGCGGCGGGCGGGGCCCCACGAGGCTCATGTCGCC
The nucleotide sequence above comes from Clavibacter sp. B3I6. Encoded proteins:
- a CDS encoding glycosyltransferase family 4 protein gives rise to the protein MTAFADTARALVQADDDGADLRGRTILVAHPSAELYGSDRVLLESVAGLVSAGARTVVTLPSDGPLVDALVGVGAVVHHAPTPVLRKSMLRPRGFAALVGQSVRGLSAGLGLVRRTRPDAVYVNTVTIPLWILVARLTGRPVLCHVHEAEGSASRAVGTALALPLALATSVVANSRYSVDVLGRALPRVARRTEVVYNGVPGPVEVTPARPALDGGLRVLYVGRLSDRKGVDVAVEALVELRDRGVPATLDIVGAVFPGYEAYEEQLRTTIRVLDLEHLVTMHGFHADVTPHLAAADACVVPSRVDEPFGNTAVEALLAARPVVVSDTSGLREAAGGYESARLVPPSDPAALADALQDIATNWDAYRARAARDRFRAEHRHGPELYRQRIARSVGTMLSATRRVGSPRPASSR
- a CDS encoding CDP-alcohol phosphatidyltransferase family protein, with translation MTATASDPRAESYLDVVRRLASAQKKAARGAPAYSIRVNRPAGRLLAAWAFRAGLTPNQVTAISAAFTFTGIAILALVEPAAWVGIAVWLLLAVGYAFDSADGQVARLRGGGSLSGEWLDHVVDCIKISSLHLAVLVSMFRWPATDSDAWLLVPIAYAIVAAASFFAMILNDQLKRVHAVTGATAPEAGRSTLLRSLLVIPTDYGFLCIVFALLGAPVVFLAVYTLMMLANAGHLALASVKWFRDMDALDARRADAATSAAAGSARVTA
- a CDS encoding DUF1972 domain-containing protein, encoding MSAIEPRRLRIAMVGTRGVPAAYGGFETAIEEIGQRLAARGHDVTVYCRSANRSRPRTHLGMTLVHLPALKSKSIETLSHTALSAIHLAFGKRQDAAFVFNAANAPFVNLIRSRGAATAVHVDGLEWKRGKWGRMGKKYYRIAEQMAVKDADALISDAQGIADYYDHEFGIPTELLTYGANILRDPASDRLAELGLEPGRYHLVVARFEPENHVDVIVDGYTASDATLPLVVVGSAPYSAVYTDRIEQVASADPRIQRLGGVWDQEQLDQLYAHALTYIHGHSVGGTNPSLLRAMGAATATLANDNVFNRDVLGDDGRFWSDAAGVAALVEGAEANTEEAAAIGARLQERAEETYDWDAIADGYEELAARMTRGYSTRGMSRGVRSATRWEPELRASDATRTSFLLEESR